Proteins from a single region of Sediminitomix flava:
- a CDS encoding hemin-degrading factor: MTTSTQRLQGKELLEAWTNFDTEGKRIFPRDIATKLGVSEAELLASKIGNGEVTRLSGDWADFVKRLPELKEVLSITRNEACVLEHKGDFGKTNVMPDGSTGLSIGPIETRMFLQYWAVGFFVKQESKKGFSESIHIYDKEGDSVIKIYKKENTDIAAFDKLVADFTSEDQSDVQAYEAYKPMSTTPIHDIDKEEFTQSWRELKDTHQFFGMIRKYKADRYDACELVKGEFTYKIDPVNLKDLLEQAAETELPIMIFASSRGNIQIHQDVVKRVLVMGNWLNIMDPKFNMHLNEEHINTAWVVKKPTEDGHVTSIEVFDHDNKLIVQFFGLRKPGQAEDENWRTLVDNFERI, from the coding sequence ATGACAACTAGTACACAAAGACTACAGGGTAAAGAGCTTTTGGAAGCTTGGACTAATTTTGATACGGAAGGAAAGCGAATATTTCCTCGTGATATTGCCACAAAACTTGGAGTTTCTGAGGCTGAGCTTTTAGCATCAAAAATTGGAAATGGTGAAGTAACTCGTTTGTCGGGGGATTGGGCTGACTTTGTAAAACGTTTACCAGAATTGAAGGAGGTATTGAGTATTACACGAAATGAAGCTTGTGTACTTGAGCATAAAGGTGATTTTGGAAAAACGAACGTAATGCCTGATGGTAGTACTGGACTTTCTATTGGTCCTATTGAAACAAGAATGTTCTTGCAATATTGGGCTGTAGGTTTCTTTGTGAAGCAAGAGAGTAAAAAAGGATTCTCTGAGAGTATTCATATCTATGACAAAGAAGGGGATTCAGTCATTAAAATTTACAAGAAGGAAAATACTGATATTGCGGCATTTGATAAGCTTGTAGCTGATTTTACCTCAGAAGATCAGTCTGATGTACAGGCTTATGAAGCTTACAAACCCATGTCAACTACGCCAATCCATGATATTGACAAAGAAGAGTTTACACAATCTTGGAGAGAGTTGAAAGACACACACCAATTCTTTGGAATGATCCGTAAATATAAAGCTGACAGATACGATGCTTGCGAATTGGTAAAAGGTGAATTTACATACAAAATAGACCCTGTAAACTTGAAAGATTTATTGGAGCAAGCAGCAGAAACTGAGCTTCCAATCATGATTTTTGCAAGTAGCCGTGGTAACATTCAGATTCATCAAGATGTAGTGAAACGTGTATTGGTTATGGGTAACTGGTTAAATATCATGGACCCTAAGTTCAACATGCATTTGAACGAAGAACATATCAATACGGCTTGGGTTGTAAAGAAACCAACAGAAGATGGACATGTAACTTCAATCGAAGTATTTGATCATGACAATAAGTTGATTGTTCAGTTCTTCGGTTTACGTAAACCTGGTCAAGCAGAAGATGAGAATTGGAGAACGCTAGTAGATAATTTCGAGCGTATCTAA
- a CDS encoding heme ABC transporter ATP-binding protein, giving the protein MLSAKHIHHQIRGNQILSDLNLEVKPGELLSVLGANGAGKSTLLKILTGDTPLSEGQISFDQKGINDFKVTDLAKKRAVLSQNFQLSFPYTVDEVVMMGRLPYSTGVKRDKELAAEMMDKTNTYQFKDRVFSSLSGGEQQRVQLARALTQLWDEDDAPKYLFLDEPTSNMDIIQQQQVFELVKKLCGDHIGVLAIVHDLNVAAQFSDRMLFIKNGKEVAQGEVEKVFKAWVIEKTFSHPVRMLKCADTDCPFVVADSAHARQWTA; this is encoded by the coding sequence ATGCTGTCAGCAAAACATATTCATCATCAGATCAGAGGAAATCAGATTCTATCCGATTTAAATCTAGAGGTCAAGCCAGGAGAGTTATTATCTGTGTTGGGAGCCAATGGTGCGGGTAAATCCACTTTGTTGAAGATTCTTACAGGAGATACACCATTATCTGAAGGGCAAATTTCTTTTGATCAGAAAGGAATCAATGACTTTAAGGTAACTGATTTAGCAAAAAAGCGGGCTGTTCTTTCTCAAAATTTTCAGTTGAGTTTTCCTTACACCGTAGACGAGGTGGTAATGATGGGACGACTTCCTTATTCAACAGGCGTAAAAAGAGATAAGGAATTAGCCGCAGAAATGATGGATAAAACAAATACCTATCAGTTTAAAGATAGAGTATTTAGTAGTCTTTCGGGCGGTGAACAACAGCGTGTACAATTGGCTAGAGCTTTAACCCAACTTTGGGATGAAGATGATGCTCCCAAATACCTTTTTCTGGATGAGCCTACTTCCAACATGGACATCATTCAACAACAACAAGTGTTTGAATTAGTGAAAAAACTATGCGGAGATCATATTGGCGTATTAGCTATTGTTCATGACCTCAATGTGGCTGCTCAATTCTCAGACCGAATGCTTTTTATAAAAAATGGAAAAGAAGTAGCTCAAGGAGAAGTTGAAAAAGTGTTTAAGGCATGGGTGATTGAGAAAACGTTTTCTCATCCTGTACGAATGCTGAAATGTGCGGATACTGATTGTCCTTTTGTGGTGGCAGATTCAGCTCATGCAAGACAATGGACAGCTTAG
- a CDS encoding FecCD family ABC transporter permease: protein MSKQKSSFLSKCSDALKNINVVVGLGGLLVISVCISLTIGAVEISISEVVAILLEKISAGIIEGNFEDRQAIVLFNLRMPRVLLGGLVGMSLAVSGASMQGLFRNPLVEPGLVGVSSGAALFAILIMVFKLYLPFEFIDKLGTYMLPFGAFLGGMLVTFAVYRLAKMNNGTQVSILILAGVAINALIGAIIGLVVYSADDTQLRSFTFWSMGDLSGARWSDFYLAGPIMFVSSLYILKYAKDLDAMALGESEARYLGVDVERVKLIVVCLVALSVGAAVALSGIIGFIGLVVPHMVRTIFGASHKTVLTGSMLGGAALLILSDTVSRVIVSPSELPIGIVTSLLGAPFFIYLLRKAKNIA, encoded by the coding sequence ATGAGTAAGCAGAAGAGCAGTTTTTTAAGCAAGTGTTCTGATGCCCTCAAGAATATCAATGTAGTTGTAGGACTCGGGGGGCTATTGGTGATTTCAGTTTGTATTTCACTTACGATTGGAGCAGTAGAAATTTCCATTTCAGAAGTTGTAGCTATTCTATTAGAGAAAATTTCGGCTGGTATAATTGAAGGAAACTTTGAGGATAGACAAGCTATCGTTCTTTTTAATCTTCGAATGCCAAGAGTACTACTTGGTGGATTAGTTGGAATGAGCTTGGCTGTTTCTGGAGCTTCAATGCAAGGTCTTTTCCGAAATCCTTTGGTTGAACCAGGTTTGGTTGGGGTGTCAAGTGGCGCAGCACTTTTTGCAATCCTTATTATGGTTTTCAAACTGTATTTACCATTTGAATTTATAGATAAGCTAGGTACTTATATGCTACCATTCGGAGCCTTTTTGGGCGGTATGCTAGTGACTTTTGCAGTTTACCGATTAGCTAAAATGAACAATGGTACGCAGGTTTCTATCCTCATTTTGGCAGGGGTTGCAATCAATGCTTTGATCGGTGCAATCATTGGTTTGGTAGTTTATAGTGCTGATGACACACAACTTCGAAGTTTTACATTTTGGAGTATGGGTGATTTGTCTGGAGCTAGATGGTCAGATTTTTACTTAGCAGGGCCAATTATGTTTGTTTCAAGTCTTTATATACTGAAATATGCTAAAGATTTAGATGCAATGGCACTCGGAGAATCTGAAGCGAGGTACTTGGGAGTTGATGTAGAAAGAGTGAAGCTAATTGTGGTGTGTTTGGTAGCTCTTTCTGTCGGGGCAGCAGTCGCACTTTCTGGAATTATAGGATTTATCGGTTTGGTAGTACCTCATATGGTAAGAACAATCTTTGGAGCTTCTCATAAAACCGTACTTACAGGTTCAATGCTCGGAGGAGCAGCGCTGTTGATTTTATCAGACACGGTTTCGAGAGTCATCGTAAGCCCTTCAGAATTACCAATAGGTATTGTTACCTCATTGCTAGGTGCTCCATTCTTTATTTATCTTTTAAGGAAAGCAAAAAATATCGCTTAA
- a CDS encoding heme/hemin ABC transporter substrate-binding protein: MQKTIFSILVSLIAILVVSCSAKTSEKTNEQVDGEQNVRIVSIGGQVTEVIAALGFANQIVARDITSTYPEEVLKSAVIGHVSKISAEGILAHNPDQVWVAEEGMKAEVIAQLQEAGINIITYSKEKSVNQLYELIGQVAQELKVEEKGAQLIEKVKTSTPVLASNEKAQKPKVLMVYARGRGAMHILGKETFAEEILALAGAELAVTDVVGYKKLTPEALIAANPDYLMFFESGLESLGGMEGVLTIPGVAETTAGKKKQIIAMDGAFVSGFGPRIGEAIQELATKLQTIQ, translated from the coding sequence ATGCAAAAGACCATTTTTTCAATATTAGTTAGCCTAATCGCAATACTAGTAGTGTCTTGTTCGGCTAAAACTTCAGAAAAAACTAATGAGCAGGTTGACGGTGAACAAAATGTTCGTATCGTAAGTATTGGAGGTCAAGTGACTGAAGTAATTGCTGCGCTAGGGTTTGCAAATCAGATAGTTGCTAGAGATATTACAAGTACATATCCAGAAGAAGTATTGAAGTCTGCTGTAATTGGACATGTCTCAAAAATTAGCGCTGAAGGCATTTTAGCCCATAATCCAGATCAGGTTTGGGTGGCAGAAGAAGGAATGAAAGCAGAAGTAATTGCTCAATTGCAAGAAGCTGGAATCAATATAATTACCTATTCAAAAGAGAAATCAGTCAATCAATTGTATGAATTGATCGGACAAGTAGCCCAAGAACTAAAAGTAGAAGAAAAGGGAGCTCAGTTGATTGAAAAAGTGAAAACTAGTACGCCTGTTCTAGCTTCAAATGAAAAAGCTCAAAAACCTAAAGTATTGATGGTCTATGCAAGAGGACGAGGAGCAATGCATATTCTAGGGAAAGAAACTTTTGCAGAAGAGATTTTAGCACTTGCAGGAGCTGAGTTGGCAGTGACTGATGTAGTCGGATATAAGAAATTGACTCCTGAAGCATTGATTGCTGCAAATCCTGATTATCTAATGTTCTTTGAGTCTGGTTTGGAAAGTCTAGGAGGAATGGAAGGTGTGCTCACTATCCCTGGTGTGGCAGAGACTACGGCTGGGAAGAAAAAACAAATCATAGCGATGGATGGTGCTTTTGTTTCAGGTTTCGGTCCAAGAATTGGCGAAGCAATCCAAGAGTTAGCGACAAAACTTCAAACAATACAATAA
- a CDS encoding RluA family pseudouridine synthase — MEMDENYDNGQFAGKLKTDTDHTQQFKVNQKEKSVQQEPNFDHSIEEDLEILKLTVTENQELLRIDKFLMNRLPNITRNKVQKGITRGEVLVNEQIVKPNYKIRPGDEIVIYLPEKEAPTDVIPQDIPLNIIYEDDQLLVINKEPGMVVHPGHNNWENTLVNALAYHFKDLPTACNGEDKPGIVHRIDKDTSGLLVIAKTDHAMYHLSRQFYYHTIDRMYYALVWGEPEEDHGTIEGYIGRSYTDRRQSMVYPEGEVGKYAVTHYRVLKRMRYVSLIQCQLETGRTHQIRVHMKSIGHTLFGDVMYGGNKVLKGVKTSKYKQFIDNQLALLPRQGLHAKTLGFIHPTTGKYMQFDSELPEDIHQVMERWENYVQYD; from the coding sequence ATGGAAATGGACGAGAATTACGATAATGGGCAGTTTGCTGGAAAACTAAAAACAGATACGGATCATACACAACAATTCAAGGTGAATCAGAAAGAAAAGAGTGTACAGCAAGAGCCTAATTTTGATCATTCAATAGAGGAAGATTTAGAAATCCTAAAATTGACGGTAACAGAAAATCAAGAACTGCTACGTATAGACAAGTTTTTGATGAACCGTTTACCGAATATTACTAGAAATAAAGTTCAGAAAGGGATCACTAGAGGTGAAGTTTTAGTAAATGAGCAAATCGTAAAGCCAAATTACAAGATCAGACCAGGAGATGAGATTGTAATTTATTTACCAGAAAAAGAAGCTCCAACAGATGTCATTCCTCAAGACATTCCTTTAAATATTATATATGAAGATGATCAACTTTTGGTCATCAATAAAGAACCTGGTATGGTAGTACACCCAGGGCATAATAACTGGGAAAATACTCTAGTGAATGCTTTGGCTTACCATTTCAAAGATCTTCCGACAGCATGTAATGGTGAAGACAAACCAGGAATTGTACACCGAATTGATAAAGATACATCAGGACTTCTAGTAATTGCTAAGACCGATCATGCAATGTATCACTTGTCAAGACAGTTCTATTATCATACGATTGACAGAATGTATTATGCACTTGTTTGGGGAGAACCTGAAGAAGATCATGGTACAATTGAAGGATATATCGGAAGGAGCTATACAGATCGTAGACAAAGTATGGTTTATCCTGAAGGTGAAGTTGGGAAGTATGCAGTGACACATTACAGAGTTCTGAAGAGAATGCGTTATGTTTCTTTGATACAGTGTCAATTGGAAACAGGACGTACACATCAGATTCGTGTACACATGAAATCCATAGGACATACACTTTTCGGAGATGTAATGTATGGTGGAAATAAAGTACTGAAAGGAGTTAAAACTTCGAAGTATAAGCAATTTATTGATAATCAATTGGCTTTACTTCCAAGGCAAGGCTTACACGCCAAGACTTTAGGTTTTATTCATCCAACTACTGGTAAATACATGCAATTTGATTCAGAGTTGCCAGAAGATATCCATCAAGTAATGGAGCGTTGGGAGAATTACGTACAATACGACTAA
- a CDS encoding sensor histidine kinase: MSKKLKNIILKIEGDPGTFSFEHRMLNMGSFLACIGYLTFLVTSPYIFQHLIFLITCILSFVGFATLYFFTRTNRFVKNAAFVWGALLLLGLNIGYFFSDGWRGLGSTMMFMVGLALIYMVTPTKSHKYIYTTALINYLGLHTLDYFFDLSYPFLTSEIAYLDTLFVTWFAFWGSYSVLRLSKRDFEEKRREVEKQNQQLEKSIEKQQNLANVKDLILGISSHQYKTPLTIIKGNLEMVKMTWNSDMERRDELFEKSIFRIERAIDRANELIQDVMKYHQADDLELELEETCILGLIESLADEIKDVDPEKRDVTLKVSGDPFCIVADPKQLGIVFTNLISNSLKYSKGAASPIISLEFDESKLVAQIQDFGVGIAEEELQNIFEPFYRSEDQSKTIQGNGLGLFITKKIIHKHGFNISVDSIINHGSKFRIEMPKLPKPISDDQIVNA; this comes from the coding sequence ATGAGTAAAAAGCTCAAAAACATCATTCTAAAAATAGAAGGAGACCCCGGAACGTTCTCGTTTGAGCATCGAATGCTGAATATGGGGAGCTTTTTAGCTTGTATTGGCTATTTGACATTTTTAGTAACAAGTCCTTACATTTTTCAACATCTAATTTTTCTCATCACTTGTATACTGAGTTTTGTAGGTTTTGCTACTTTATATTTTTTTACGCGTACAAACCGATTTGTAAAGAATGCAGCTTTTGTATGGGGAGCTTTACTTCTTTTGGGTTTAAATATAGGGTACTTCTTTAGTGATGGATGGAGAGGTCTGGGTTCTACAATGATGTTTATGGTGGGGCTCGCATTAATTTATATGGTTACACCAACGAAGAGTCATAAGTATATTTATACTACCGCGCTCATCAATTATTTAGGCTTACATACTCTCGATTATTTCTTTGATTTGAGCTATCCATTTCTCACTTCTGAAATCGCATATTTAGATACTTTGTTTGTGACATGGTTTGCTTTTTGGGGTTCGTATTCGGTATTACGATTGTCAAAAAGAGACTTTGAAGAAAAGCGTAGAGAGGTAGAAAAGCAGAATCAACAACTTGAAAAAAGTATTGAAAAACAGCAGAATCTAGCAAATGTCAAAGACTTAATCTTAGGTATATCCTCTCATCAGTATAAAACGCCACTTACTATTATCAAGGGAAATCTTGAAATGGTAAAAATGACTTGGAATTCAGACATGGAGCGTAGGGATGAGCTTTTTGAAAAATCAATTTTTAGAATAGAAAGGGCTATAGACCGAGCAAATGAATTGATTCAAGATGTGATGAAATACCATCAAGCAGATGATTTGGAGTTGGAATTAGAAGAAACCTGTATTTTAGGTTTAATTGAATCTTTGGCTGATGAAATTAAAGATGTAGACCCAGAAAAACGTGACGTCACTTTGAAAGTTTCGGGAGACCCTTTTTGTATCGTTGCTGACCCCAAGCAATTAGGGATTGTATTTACAAATCTAATATCAAATAGCTTAAAGTATTCTAAGGGTGCGGCTTCACCAATTATTTCCCTCGAATTTGATGAATCAAAATTAGTTGCTCAGATTCAAGATTTTGGTGTTGGAATAGCTGAAGAGGAATTGCAAAATATTTTTGAGCCATTTTACAGAAGTGAAGATCAATCAAAAACCATTCAAGGAAACGGATTGGGACTTTTTATCACGAAGAAAATCATTCACAAGCACGGTTTTAATATTTCTGTAGATTCAATTATTAATCATGGGAGTAAATTTAGGATTGAAATGCCTAAATTGCCCAAGCCTATTTCAGATGACCAAATTGTAAACGCATAG
- a CDS encoding DUF3575 domain-containing protein, with product MRCILIFVCLLLPSFTLAQVEYDSTITKNRKNVIRWNITPRILFGANNLVFGYERVLGKHQSLSMNFGVLEFPSLVDIRVGDFLISGENRNRGFDFALDYRRYFKKRNRGLPPDGLYIGPYALLYTFELENSISRIDAMNQSTDIIPIVSKFNVLNIGFELGYQFVFFRRFTLDLIMFGPSLGLYNATLKLDSDFSGDQGEFYDELQDAIEDKFPGLEELLDEGISARGTFSTWTLGLRYVIQIGILF from the coding sequence ATGAGATGCATCCTCATTTTTGTTTGCTTACTATTGCCCTCTTTTACGCTTGCCCAAGTTGAATATGACAGCACAATCACTAAAAATAGGAAGAATGTCATTAGGTGGAATATAACCCCGCGAATACTATTTGGAGCCAATAATTTGGTTTTTGGCTACGAACGTGTTCTAGGTAAGCATCAGTCCCTTTCTATGAATTTTGGTGTATTAGAATTTCCGTCATTAGTAGATATAAGAGTTGGCGACTTTCTGATATCTGGTGAAAACAGAAATCGAGGATTTGATTTTGCACTAGACTACAGAAGGTATTTCAAAAAAAGGAATAGAGGTTTACCTCCCGATGGTTTATATATCGGACCCTATGCACTTTTATATACTTTTGAATTGGAAAATTCAATTAGTAGGATTGATGCAATGAATCAGTCAACAGATATTATTCCTATAGTTTCAAAGTTCAATGTATTGAATATTGGTTTTGAACTAGGGTATCAGTTTGTATTCTTCAGACGATTTACGCTTGACTTAATCATGTTTGGTCCGAGTTTAGGATTATATAATGCGACACTTAAGTTGGACAGTGATTTTAGTGGTGATCAAGGTGAATTTTATGATGAATTACAAGATGCCATTGAAGATAAATTTCCGGGATTAGAAGAATTATTGGATGAAGGTATTTCTGCCCGTGGTACTTTTTCTACTTGGACTTTAGGTTTGAGGTATGTTATTCAAATCGGGATTTTATTCTAA
- a CDS encoding phosphatase PAP2 family protein has translation MPFILLVFLCICMNSKYACAQVLEEEKKKKEKNYTQSHLNFNISEKESVTKKQKAWVKPTVIPASLILGGYAISQASNINQYVKEKRDYFAPDFKHNYDDYLAGYLYLVPVGLEAVGVKGKHKFYRTAIAVGASRLIADVVAYQMKRGFNHTRPSGGDHSFPSAHTTFAFVGAHAIHKEYGEVHPLYSVLGYTLAATTGVTRILNNAHWVGDVVAGAGVGIGSVELGYWLTGLAFKEKGKQNPEAYLSAYVPSDEAEGYFGFKTAMTVPLGEISDYYKSTGFGFGIESGYYIGENFGVGLDVMMGMYEVKDQFSQTSLPSDVQEKGMSSIHATIGPIYRNKIADKLNFVANAGIGYAKINGGQLRTSEGNTDSSTEDSNTLFGHTNSSSVAYQLGTGLDYQFVKTWSVGFRASYRGSTKGVKLIDKIGEAPTPSQSYNLNSLDFGINISKLF, from the coding sequence ATGCCATTTATCTTACTCGTATTCTTATGTATCTGTATGAATTCCAAGTATGCTTGTGCCCAAGTATTGGAAGAAGAGAAAAAGAAAAAAGAAAAAAATTACACACAAAGTCACCTTAACTTCAATATCTCAGAGAAAGAATCCGTCACAAAAAAACAAAAGGCTTGGGTAAAACCGACCGTAATACCTGCTTCACTCATTTTGGGAGGGTATGCCATTTCTCAAGCAAGTAATATAAATCAGTATGTAAAGGAGAAGCGAGATTACTTTGCTCCCGATTTCAAACATAATTATGATGATTATCTTGCGGGTTATCTATACTTAGTACCCGTTGGTTTGGAAGCAGTAGGTGTAAAAGGAAAGCATAAGTTTTATAGAACAGCAATTGCAGTAGGAGCATCGAGACTTATTGCAGATGTTGTTGCTTATCAAATGAAACGAGGTTTTAATCATACAAGACCAAGTGGTGGAGATCATTCATTTCCTTCGGCTCATACAACTTTTGCATTTGTAGGAGCACACGCAATTCATAAAGAATACGGAGAAGTTCATCCTCTTTACAGTGTTTTAGGTTACACCTTAGCTGCTACAACTGGTGTTACTCGTATCTTAAATAATGCCCATTGGGTAGGTGATGTAGTAGCAGGGGCAGGTGTTGGAATTGGGTCAGTAGAACTTGGGTATTGGCTAACAGGTTTAGCTTTCAAAGAAAAAGGGAAACAGAATCCCGAAGCATATCTGAGTGCTTATGTACCTTCTGATGAAGCAGAAGGCTATTTTGGCTTTAAAACAGCAATGACTGTTCCTTTGGGAGAAATAAGTGATTACTATAAAAGTACAGGATTTGGTTTCGGAATTGAGTCGGGGTATTACATTGGTGAAAACTTTGGTGTAGGCTTGGATGTGATGATGGGAATGTATGAAGTGAAAGATCAGTTTTCTCAAACATCTTTACCGAGTGATGTTCAAGAGAAAGGAATGAGTAGTATTCACGCGACTATCGGTCCTATTTATAGAAATAAGATTGCTGATAAATTGAATTTCGTAGCTAATGCAGGAATTGGTTATGCTAAAATAAATGGAGGACAACTTAGAACTTCAGAAGGAAACACAGATAGCAGCACTGAAGATAGTAATACGCTTTTTGGACATACCAATTCTTCATCTGTAGCTTACCAATTAGGAACAGGCTTAGATTATCAGTTTGTAAAAACTTGGAGTGTAGGTTTTAGGGCTTCTTACCGAGGAAGTACCAAAGGCGTAAAACTAATCGATAAAATAGGAGAAGCTCCAACACCTTCTCAAAGCTATAATCTTAATAGTTTAGATTTTGGAATTAACATCTCTAAGTTGTTCTAA
- a CDS encoding alginate export family protein, with translation MKKLLLALLLFLDIQGIVQAQFGPIKNLRYQDDFSDLKSDSIQAKGTDKLKFIPIGKNITLSFGGEIREWYELRVNSNFGDLPPEFIEDKNGVIQHRIMLHADAWFGERFRVFSQLNNTNEFGSPNEPISEIVVDGLGLHQLFGEFHFDVKDSSHSTFVRLGRQEFDFGNGLLISSREGPNNRLAFDAASFIYNNKKFDLHLFGGTPVIINPEVFDNTRIEEYLWGSYLNARKQKDIKLDLYYFGFKSERRSFNWVNGEQTRHTVGTRAWHYSPTFRLEAESMYQFGKFNDLKINAFNFSAELAYVFDKVFLKPSIGLAGSYITGDQNNSDNELNTFDPLYPKPLFGFAAPLGPSNITNIRPIVGLQPVKGMMMNASVYFLSRQSIEDGNYSPGVQQVRPFPEFESDAKSIGTQYALDIFYVPNPHLTFLSFMSYLEPGDYVTETGNGKSSFFVSLSAAYKF, from the coding sequence ATGAAAAAACTACTATTAGCACTTTTACTTTTCCTCGATATTCAAGGAATTGTACAAGCTCAATTTGGTCCTATCAAAAATCTTAGATACCAAGACGATTTCAGTGATCTAAAATCGGATTCGATACAGGCAAAAGGAACTGATAAATTGAAATTTATTCCTATCGGGAAAAATATAACACTCTCTTTTGGTGGAGAAATACGAGAATGGTATGAGTTGCGAGTAAACTCTAATTTTGGAGATTTACCACCAGAATTTATCGAAGATAAAAACGGGGTTATCCAACACCGAATCATGCTTCATGCAGATGCTTGGTTTGGAGAAAGATTCAGAGTTTTTTCTCAACTAAATAATACAAATGAGTTTGGCTCTCCTAATGAACCTATTTCTGAAATTGTAGTAGATGGTCTCGGTCTTCATCAACTTTTCGGGGAGTTTCACTTTGATGTAAAAGACAGTTCTCACAGCACATTTGTACGTTTAGGAAGACAAGAGTTTGATTTTGGAAATGGCTTATTAATCTCCTCTAGAGAAGGCCCAAATAACCGATTGGCTTTTGATGCGGCAAGTTTCATTTACAATAATAAAAAATTTGATCTTCATCTTTTTGGAGGCACACCCGTCATCATCAACCCAGAAGTTTTCGATAATACCAGAATCGAGGAATACTTATGGGGAAGCTACCTTAATGCTCGAAAACAGAAGGATATCAAATTAGATCTTTACTACTTTGGTTTCAAATCAGAACGGAGAAGCTTTAATTGGGTAAATGGCGAACAAACAAGGCATACTGTAGGCACTAGAGCTTGGCATTATTCACCAACGTTCAGACTTGAAGCCGAAAGTATGTACCAATTTGGCAAATTCAATGATTTGAAAATTAATGCTTTTAACTTTTCAGCAGAACTGGCTTATGTATTTGATAAAGTATTTCTAAAACCTAGTATTGGACTAGCTGGAAGTTATATTACAGGCGATCAGAATAATTCAGACAATGAATTGAATACTTTTGACCCACTCTACCCAAAACCTTTGTTCGGCTTTGCAGCCCCACTAGGCCCGAGTAATATCACAAATATTCGTCCTATCGTAGGTTTACAGCCCGTAAAAGGTATGATGATGAATGCTAGTGTATATTTTCTGAGTAGACAAAGTATTGAAGATGGAAATTATTCGCCTGGAGTTCAACAAGTACGTCCTTTTCCAGAATTTGAGTCAGATGCAAAAAGTATAGGAACGCAATATGCGCTAGATATCTTTTATGTCCCAAATCCTCATTTAACCTTCTTAAGCTTTATGTCATACTTAGAGCCAGGCGATTATGTTACTGAAACAGGAAATGGGAAATCATCATTCTTCGTTTCGCTTTCTGCTGCCTACAAATTCTAA